From Methylomonas sp. EFPC3, a single genomic window includes:
- a CDS encoding cytochrome P460 family protein, which produces MYKTISGGRLLAAALILVANGVAAETVPAAKPEHGEYRDWRLLGVSLRHEKNSMRAIVGNDVAINAARAGKTKPWPDGSIIAKIKWAERKHPNWEQASVPGEFTAAEAMVKDSKKYAETGGWGFGIWEGKTLKMYDKAQSAPCFACHAPMKDADYVYTLPNLQ; this is translated from the coding sequence ATGTACAAAACGATTTCCGGCGGCCGGCTGCTGGCCGCAGCCTTGATCTTGGTTGCCAATGGCGTTGCCGCCGAAACCGTGCCGGCGGCGAAACCGGAGCACGGTGAATATCGGGATTGGCGGCTGTTGGGTGTGTCGCTGCGCCACGAAAAGAACAGCATGCGGGCGATCGTCGGCAACGACGTTGCCATCAATGCCGCGCGGGCCGGCAAGACCAAGCCCTGGCCGGACGGGAGCATCATCGCCAAGATCAAATGGGCCGAGCGCAAGCATCCGAATTGGGAACAAGCCTCGGTGCCCGGCGAATTTACCGCCGCCGAAGCGATGGTGAAAGACAGCAAGAAATACGCTGAGACCGGCGGTTGGGGCTTCGGTATCTGGGAAGGCAAGACTTTGAAAATGTACGACAAGGCGCAATCCGCGCCTTGCTTCGCCTGCCACGCGCCGATGAAGGACGCCGACTACGTCTATACCCTGCCGAATCTGCAATAA
- a CDS encoding HupE/UreJ family protein, which yields MRDTFHSSSPVIPAADSRRLWVLVALIAVAGWFLLANVERNGLSSGFAHPFAGNDHLVTMLAVGIWAAQLRGHAIWMLPATFVGVMSLGGLAGALGCYLPQIETIVLLSCAVFGVLIVRNLRFSTNTNLAIVALFGFCHGFAHGQEISASAGLISYVCGFVSATLLLHGAGIVFTKGVILAVGCFFSMTLAQQPAIGAVKANIPDALLAVSKRMQTEAVERVQARFRQTAPADAGYFPPQIESAPPAAVACRFRRLFPEINHSPGLSMTSNGVGRTSPPRLPVITVSTTSSAILLAPQPSTAWASAPSPAFSLPGFQCVCTSFSAAAQRQLPAISPMLPAASGYFSDFIQQSRLAYP from the coding sequence ATGCGCGATACCTTCCATTCCTCAAGCCCGGTGATTCCAGCAGCCGATAGCCGCCGGCTATGGGTGCTGGTCGCGCTGATCGCGGTGGCTGGCTGGTTTTTGTTGGCGAATGTCGAACGCAACGGTTTGAGCAGCGGTTTCGCCCATCCGTTTGCCGGTAACGATCATTTGGTCACGATGTTGGCGGTTGGCATCTGGGCCGCACAATTGCGAGGGCATGCGATTTGGATGCTGCCGGCCACGTTCGTCGGCGTCATGAGTCTGGGCGGTCTGGCCGGAGCGCTCGGCTGCTACCTGCCGCAGATCGAAACGATTGTGCTGCTGTCATGCGCCGTATTCGGCGTATTGATCGTGCGCAACCTGCGCTTCAGCACCAATACCAACTTGGCGATCGTTGCATTGTTCGGTTTTTGCCACGGCTTTGCCCACGGCCAGGAGATTTCAGCTTCCGCCGGTTTGATTTCGTACGTGTGCGGTTTCGTATCGGCAACCTTGCTATTGCACGGCGCCGGGATCGTCTTCACCAAAGGCGTGATATTGGCGGTCGGCTGTTTTTTTTCGATGACGCTGGCGCAACAGCCTGCAATCGGTGCGGTAAAGGCGAATATTCCGGACGCGCTGCTCGCCGTTTCCAAGCGGATGCAGACCGAAGCCGTGGAGCGGGTTCAAGCGCGGTTCAGGCAAACGGCCCCTGCCGACGCCGGATACTTCCCGCCCCAAATCGAATCGGCGCCGCCAGCCGCGGTTGCTTGCCGCTTCAGACGGCTATTTCCTGAGATTAACCACTCACCGGGTTTGAGCATGACCAGTAACGGCGTCGGTCGCACCTCGCCGCCGCGATTGCCTGTCATTACCGTATCGACAACCTCGTCCGCCATACTGCTCGCGCCCCAGCCCTCGACGGCATGGGCCTCTGCTCCATCCCCCGCTTTCAGCCTTCCCGGCTTTCAGTGCGTTTGCACCAGTTTCTCCGCTGCCGCGCAACGGCAACTTCCGGCGATATCGCCAATGCTACCCGCCGCTAGTGGGTACTTTTCCGATTTTATTCAGCAATCAAGGCTCGCATACCCATGA